A window of Castanea sativa cultivar Marrone di Chiusa Pesio chromosome 8, ASM4071231v1 genomic DNA:
AATAGGCCCTGAAAAATACAACAGTTTTCTGTGGATCAATGTTGGTGTCCACCCATCTTGCCCATGTTGATAAAGCTTTCCTAAATGCCTCTTCAACACTCATTTCATCATAGGTATGGTTTCCTTCTTGATAATAATCCTTCCTGCAAGATTATTACATTATTGTAGTTTCCAGTCTCAGTGTCCTAACATCGGGGATATAAAGAGAAAAGGTCATTGGCATTACCCTCTGGAAGTTTTCTCATGAGTCCACCAGTGCCCTGTATTGAAGATGAGAACATCTGCACCTTTGTACCTATCAGAGGATGTTTCAACCACATCAAGGCGAAGTGTTTCCTTCTTCGAACCATTCATGTCTGGCATTTCCCATTCTTGAACAAGAAATGGTGATCGGAAAAACTCCACCGAACAATTATAATCCTATATTCATACAAGTATACAACCACAagcaataaataaaacacaatgaCAAAAGAGATTTCTTTCACTGTCCATGTACTTTCATTATATTTGGTTGTATTCTTGTGTATTCTCAGGTCCTAACTATTGAACATTTCAATTTCCAAACTTCACAGTATAAAACAAAATGCATGATGATCAGCGTACCTTGAATATAAAAGAATAAGAACCCTCTGACCGGAATTCATATCTACCAGAGGCTTCAAAAACTCTAGTTTTATCTTCCACCGAATTTCTAAGAATGCAAACAAGAGACTCCCACATATTCCTATTTAGAGAATCCCCAACAAAAACTAGACGCTTTCCCCTCAACAATGCCAACATGTCCCTACCATTCAACCTGCATAACAGATTCATCTGAAATCAATCTCCCTGACCAGAAAGGGCACAAGctagtttcaaaataaaaaacaatccaGCCAAAGCATTTTGTGTGTCATTTATATATTAGCATTCAAATACACATATAAACAGCTAAAAGAAGACGTGGGCTTTGTTGTTTAGCATGATTAATGCATAgaaaacattttaaacaatgcAAGACAAAGATAACAACTATGAGCTATAACTAGCTTTGACAATTACCTTGGAATACTGCAATCCTTGGGTTGCCACCTATAATTCTCATACCTATTATCTGGCCTGCCATTGAGGAAACAATTGAAAGGCTCATCTATATGAGGACAAGAACCCGGCACATAAATAGGGTATGTATCATCTCTCACCCATTTCCCTTCAAAAACATCACAACCATTCATCATCTCCAACCAACTCCGTTTTCTTTGCTCCTCAGACAATGCCTCGCTAAAGACCCCATCTTTCGTACCATTCTTATCTCCTCCTTTTGAGTCCATTTGCTTCTCTCCAAAATCATCTTTTCCAAATTCTTTGGAAGAAGATTGCAAACCTCCAGACAAATTCGTTGGCTTCAAACTTTCACTGGAAAAAGTGGACTCGGTGTTTGAGGGAGGAGAAAAAGGAAGGTGGGTTTGAGAGTATGAGTTTTGCAGAGAAGAGTTAGGGAAAAGGTGAGACAAAATGGAGGAGGTGTGGAAGATGTTCTTGAACCAAGGGGAAGCGTAGCCAGAAAGGTTTATGATAAAGAAGACAGTGAAGGCTACAAAGATAAATGTGAAGCCATAGGCAAAACCCATGGCTTTTCTTGAGATGAAAATGGGAAAGAACGAAGACTTATTAATGTCTGGTTTTGGGGTTGAATGTGGTATtgatattattgtgtttgcTGGCGACGATGATGTTGAATCTGCCATTGGAGTGTGACTTAGAAACCCCAACACACAGACAGATTGGTGAGATGCTTTTTGGAGTAAAGAACTGAAACACAAAGGGAGACAAGTACATTTAGGAGTACATGCTAACATCAGTAGTGCCATTCTTGAATAATTATTAGAATAGAAATGGTGAACAAaatgtgcattttttttccttgatatttAGAATAGAGATTTTGAATCTCGTTTTGGAAGTTCTAAAAGGTGTCAGCTTATTAAGATACAAATTCTTGGTAACTTGAGGTCAAAAGAGaatgtaattactaattagttaAGGCGAAAAAATGAAACCCAGTTTGAGGGTAATACGAAAAGCTAGCTTTTGAGCTGCTTGCTTCCTTTGAATGTTCCCCCCTTAATTGGTAACATTTTATGTCTATAAGAATCTATTCTTAGCTGCTTTCTGTTCGGTCATTAGAGAATGTAATTCGATTGCCTATATGGCTATATGGCCGTTAAATTCTCCTCTAGTTCAGTTGAGTCTTTCAATTTTAATAAGCTCAAGTCTTCCAGAAGTTTTAAGAACTGTTTGTGAGGCTATAATTCTTGCTTTGTAGTTTGAATAAAATTGAAGattaccaaccaaaaaaaaaaaacgtcttggcaatttttcccaatttttttaatttttatttcttagaggaattttttttttttaaggaaaaagtcTTTATATAACCCACTACGTGGTGgttaaacaaaatattcatatatatttatagtcacatgatatttttaatgagttatatgatttatttatactACCATTTAAGAAACTTTCCCTATTTGGAATAAACATTTTGTTTGGTCCAAAACACCTCTACACCCTAGGTTaaagtagaaataaaacttggtaaaaatacttttttgacTCCCACGCCATATAAaacactatctacaaaataggaccacacTCACATTAGTTTTCAAACTCACATTCATGTCATATTATCTATCTATACTATCTAAGAGAGGACTCCCCTCCTTAAAATAGACTTTTATGTGATTTAAAAATATCttcattaatgaaaattaaCTTCACttagaaataggatcataaatgttaaataacaaattttattttgaattcaaaaagagaactcctaaaatttaagattttttttcccttcatgttCATCTTTTTATcccctaaaatttagcattttttttattcacttttcaatcgaataaaagtaaaacatcccaatttaaaaaataaaaaattaagagaactcctaaaatttagcattctTTGCGCTcatgttcattttattttttcaacccAAACTTTTCCCTATAGCATTATCACTACACTActttcaaaaatgaaattacTAATACTGCTTATCTCTAAAacttatctttcttttcttttcttttttttttgtaaaggttTATCCTCTGAGCACGCGCAACGCGCATGCTTAGAGGatagtttaaataatacatgtgAATGATTTTTTAACCGTGACGTGGTGGTAGCATGAAAATTCTTACAACCATGTTGCATAAAAACCTTTTTCCTATAGTATCTATACTAATCACTATTAACCtatttgtaaaaaagaaaaacaactaaaaagCCATTGTAACCcttaaaaaatcacaataaaactaaataaaaattattaataaagttgtgAACCATTTTAGTCCTGCTTGATAAAACTTTTAGATTTTAgctttttactttttgatttttttttaatctaaaaaaactAGCTTATTTGAAAACAagttaacttttaactttttgtcacatttttaacaaaattatatcCTTTATAATATTTACCAAATGGGTTCAGCTCCCCTCCCCTTAAAAAGcctctatctttttcttttcttttttcttctaatgaaTGACACGTGTCAAATACACAATATGTTTGAGTTTGGTATCTAAACAAATACATTATCTAAATTTATTGATACTAGTAAGTTACCCGTGTGATGCAtgaataattttgtgatatatTTTATACAAGACAGTTTTGAATGATgttttacatatattataaagaaaaaataatttaaattagagtaaagaaacatatacattttgagatattaaaaattagtttagtagtTTCATTGCATATTTGTAGCATTCTCAATgtaagattaatttttaaaaaatcataaaactaaagataaatgcaaaagagtaacggAGCCATGAAAATAAACTGATTTGTGTTATATTCCATGTTTCATACAATGAAATGAAAGTATGTTCAACTCTCTTACTGTCTTCTATTCATCGATAGTGTGACATTAAGACA
This region includes:
- the LOC142608249 gene encoding protein trichome birefringence-like 1, which gives rise to MADSTSSSPANTIISIPHSTPKPDINKSSFFPIFISRKAMGFAYGFTFIFVAFTVFFIINLSGYASPWFKNIFHTSSILSHLFPNSSLQNSYSQTHLPFSPPSNTESTFSSESLKPTNLSGGLQSSSKEFGKDDFGEKQMDSKGGDKNGTKDGVFSEALSEEQRKRSWLEMMNGCDVFEGKWVRDDTYPIYVPGSCPHIDEPFNCFLNGRPDNRYENYRWQPKDCSIPRLNGRDMLALLRGKRLVFVGDSLNRNMWESLVCILRNSVEDKTRVFEASGRYEFRSEGSYSFIFKDYNCSVEFFRSPFLVQEWEMPDMNGSKKETLRLDVVETSSDRYKGADVLIFNTGHWWTHEKTSRGKDYYQEGNHTYDEMSVEEAFRKALSTWARWVDTNIDPQKTVVFFRAYSPSHFRGGRWNSGGECDNETVPIKNEAYLSEYPSMLGIFESVMRGMKFPVFYLNITRMSDFRIDAHPSIYRKQNLTEEERISPLRYQDCSHWCLPGVPDTWNEIIYAQLLKHNQQQHQELQKKPAV